One Arcobacter arenosus DNA window includes the following coding sequences:
- a CDS encoding methyltransferase domain-containing protein — MRCQICKEETEFEEYDTAKHKWYVCKYCTNAFSLPKKDVSYTQEFYDYFINFGHIKKQSYVFQNFMLEMEDIFEVDGFNFQDKKILDISGGNGHFVKKFEKFGARAYLTEINETVVKYARNRLKIPAIVFDLNDKRNKLFEEEFDVILLRSCIMFCEDLSLLLKNLISRCHDKTLVVFYDCIPPLIKKMYQFENDDYIYRFFYDKEYLYKSFEENGFDVIQHDYRNALDKSVHYVLKVKKNG, encoded by the coding sequence ATGAGATGTCAAATATGTAAGGAAGAAACTGAATTTGAAGAATATGATACGGCTAAACATAAATGGTATGTTTGTAAATATTGTACAAATGCCTTTAGTCTTCCTAAAAAAGATGTAAGTTATACTCAAGAATTTTATGATTATTTTATTAACTTTGGACATATTAAAAAACAATCTTATGTTTTCCAAAACTTTATGTTAGAGATGGAAGATATTTTTGAAGTAGATGGATTTAATTTTCAAGATAAGAAGATTTTAGATATAAGTGGTGGGAATGGTCATTTTGTAAAGAAATTTGAAAAATTTGGTGCACGAGCATATTTAACAGAAATTAATGAAACAGTTGTAAAATACGCTAGAAATAGATTAAAGATACCTGCAATTGTATTTGATTTAAATGATAAAAGAAATAAGCTTTTCGAAGAAGAGTTTGATGTGATTTTATTAAGAAGTTGTATTATGTTCTGTGAAGATTTGTCTTTATTACTTAAAAATTTAATTAGTAGATGTCATGATAAAACTCTTGTAGTATTTTACGATTGTATTCCTCCATTGATAAAAAAAATGTATCAGTTTGAAAATGATGATTATATTTATCGATTTTTTTATGATAAAGAATATCTTTATAAAAGTTTTGAAGAAAATGGTTTTGACGTTATACAGCATGATTATAGAAATGCTTTAGACAAAAGTGTACATTATGTATTAAAAGTAAAAAAAAATGGATGA
- a CDS encoding cytidylyltransferase domain-containing protein: MAIIPARSGSKRVKNKNILELNGKPLISWSIEAASKSRYVDEVMVSTDDEKIKLISQKFGAKTPFLRPKEISRDNTTKDEVIKHTLEFYKNNLLMEFEYLIYLQPTSPLRNEIHIDNAIEFLFNKNAEAVVSVCEVEHPIQWTGILPPSKDMSLFLQNIPTNSKSQDLEKYYRLNGAIYICKVESFSKVDSVFLNNNIFAFEMDKDVSIDIDTEIDFKYAEFLFSYINEKEHR, encoded by the coding sequence TTGGCAATAATTCCTGCAAGAAGTGGGAGTAAAAGAGTTAAAAATAAGAATATATTAGAGTTAAATGGAAAGCCTTTGATTTCTTGGAGTATTGAAGCAGCTAGTAAAAGTAGATATGTTGATGAAGTTATGGTTAGTACAGATGATGAAAAAATAAAATTGATATCTCAAAAATTTGGTGCTAAAACTCCATTCTTACGACCAAAAGAGATATCTAGAGATAACACAACTAAAGATGAAGTGATAAAGCATACATTAGAATTTTATAAAAACAATCTTCTTATGGAATTTGAATATTTAATTTATTTACAACCAACTTCTCCCTTAAGAAATGAAATCCATATTGATAATGCAATAGAATTTTTGTTTAATAAAAATGCAGAAGCAGTTGTATCTGTTTGTGAAGTTGAACACCCAATACAATGGACTGGTATTCTTCCTCCTTCAAAAGATATGTCTCTTTTCCTTCAAAATATTCCTACAAATAGTAAAAGTCAAGATTTAGAAAAATATTATAGACTTAATGGCGCAATTTATATTTGTAAAGTAGAGAGTTTTAGTAAAGTAGATAGTGTATTTTTAAATAATAATATTTTTGCTTTTGAAATGGATAAAGATGTATCCATTGATATTGATACCGAAATAGATTTTAAATATGCAGAGTTTTTGTTTTCATATATAAATGAGAAAGAGCATAGATGA
- a CDS encoding acetyltransferase, giving the protein MSKIAIIGAGGHTRSLLNLLKNKFQSSKLRIYDENFSYEENELIEGVKVTGSLSAISDEEKILLSIGDNILREKYFNQFNKKIIRENLFHKTSYIEKSVTLGSSNQIFANAYINSSSQIGDNNIINTSAILEHEVKIGNHNHISVGAKLCGRVCIEDRCFIGANATIIDKINICSDVIIGAGSVVIKNITKAGTYVGNPARRVN; this is encoded by the coding sequence ATGAGTAAAATTGCGATTATAGGTGCAGGAGGGCATACTCGATCTTTATTAAATCTTTTAAAAAATAAATTTCAATCCTCTAAATTAAGAATTTATGATGAAAATTTTAGTTATGAAGAAAATGAACTAATTGAGGGTGTAAAAGTAACTGGTTCACTTTCTGCCATTAGTGACGAAGAGAAAATTCTTTTATCTATAGGGGATAATATTTTAAGGGAAAAGTACTTTAATCAATTTAATAAAAAGATTATTAGAGAGAATCTTTTTCATAAAACAAGCTATATAGAAAAAAGTGTCACATTAGGAAGTTCAAATCAAATATTTGCAAATGCTTATATAAATTCTTCTTCTCAAATTGGAGATAATAATATTATTAATACATCAGCAATATTAGAACATGAAGTTAAAATTGGAAATCATAACCATATCTCAGTAGGAGCCAAACTATGCGGTAGAGTATGCATAGAAGATAGATGTTTTATTGGAGCTAATGCTACAATTATTGATAAAATAAATATTTGTAGTGATGTTATTATTGGTGCAGGTAGTGTGGTTATAAAAAATATTACTAAGGCAGGAACTTATGTTGGAAATCCTGCAAGGAGAGTAAATTGA
- a CDS encoding TIM barrel protein, whose translation MIYISSSCVKHKKIKDSIQELVDNGFKNIELSGGTEYYDGFDEDLLELKNKYDLNYLCHNYFPPPKEHFVVNLASLNDEIFNKSLEHLINSLTLSNKLSSSKFGFHAGFFIDISINHIGKKLSKEDIFDKKKSIKRFCEGFNILQKEFTHIELYLENNVFSSLNLETYEEINPFMLTNYKEFEELKEFINFKLLLDIAHLKVSCQTLGLVFESELSNMIKQTNYLHLSDNDGLQDLNLSIEKESELINILKKNDLTNKDITLEIYSGLNDIKNSIEVLQKVYND comes from the coding sequence TTGATTTATATCTCTTCTTCTTGCGTAAAGCATAAAAAAATAAAAGATTCTATTCAAGAATTAGTAGATAATGGATTTAAAAATATTGAACTTTCCGGTGGTACAGAATATTATGATGGTTTTGATGAGGATTTATTAGAGTTAAAAAATAAATATGACTTAAATTATTTATGTCATAACTATTTTCCTCCTCCTAAAGAGCACTTTGTAGTAAACTTAGCATCTTTAAATGATGAAATTTTTAATAAAAGTTTAGAGCATTTAATAAATTCATTAACTTTGAGTAATAAATTATCCTCTTCAAAGTTTGGGTTTCATGCTGGTTTTTTTATAGATATTAGCATAAATCATATAGGTAAGAAACTTTCAAAAGAAGATATTTTTGATAAAAAGAAATCAATAAAAAGATTTTGTGAAGGTTTTAATATATTACAAAAAGAGTTTACTCATATTGAATTATATTTAGAAAACAATGTTTTCTCTTCGTTAAATCTTGAAACATATGAAGAAATTAATCCATTTATGCTAACTAATTATAAAGAGTTTGAAGAATTAAAAGAATTTATAAATTTTAAACTTCTTTTGGATATCGCTCATTTAAAAGTGAGCTGCCAAACTTTAGGTTTAGTTTTTGAAAGTGAGTTGTCAAATATGATTAAACAGACAAATTATTTACATTTAAGTGATAATGATGGCTTACAAGATTTAAATCTTTCTATAGAAAAAGAATCAGAATTAATAAATATTTTAAAAAAAAATGATTTGACAAATAAAGATATAACACTTGAAATTTACAGTGGATTAAATGATATTAAAAATAGTATTGAGGTTCTACAAAAGGTTTATAATGATTAA
- a CDS encoding N-acetyl sugar amidotransferase gives MFREYQVCSKCVMDTSDPSIEFDENGICSHCHWYEQRGIKQKSFADLISKVEDIKLNQKNSNYDVILGLSGGVDSSFLLYYCVVKLNLRPLVVHCDNGWNSEAAIHNIELLVKKLNLDLYTYIIDWEEFRELQRAFFYSDNIDLEMVTDHAMNAIQQIVCEKFKIKYSVSGQNYQSESILPRDWVHDKMDFSLIQKTAFNYGINDFKTYPYINKKLIDIEFISPLNHIDYNKEDAKKILNKFCDWKEYGGKHSESIFTKFYQNYILPTKYNIDKRRAHLSSMIKAKQITRNEALQILEKPIYDEVELINDKKYVLKKLRLDEKWFNEYIKKEYDS, from the coding sequence ATGTTTAGAGAGTATCAAGTTTGTTCTAAATGTGTTATGGATACAAGTGATCCATCTATTGAATTTGATGAAAATGGTATTTGTTCACATTGTCACTGGTATGAACAAAGAGGAATTAAACAAAAATCATTTGCAGATTTAATCTCTAAAGTTGAAGATATAAAATTAAATCAGAAAAATAGTAATTATGATGTTATATTAGGACTTAGTGGAGGTGTTGATAGCTCTTTTTTACTTTATTATTGTGTAGTGAAGCTAAACTTAAGACCTTTGGTAGTTCATTGTGATAATGGATGGAATAGTGAGGCAGCTATTCATAATATTGAGCTTCTTGTAAAAAAACTGAATCTTGATTTATACACTTACATAATTGATTGGGAAGAGTTTAGGGAGTTACAAAGGGCATTTTTTTATTCAGATAATATTGATTTAGAAATGGTTACGGATCATGCAATGAATGCAATACAACAAATAGTATGTGAAAAATTCAAGATTAAATACTCAGTTAGTGGACAAAATTATCAAAGTGAGTCAATTCTTCCAAGAGATTGGGTTCATGATAAAATGGATTTTAGTTTAATTCAAAAGACAGCATTTAATTATGGAATTAATGATTTTAAAACATATCCTTACATCAATAAAAAACTTATTGATATTGAGTTTATTTCTCCTTTGAATCATATAGATTATAATAAAGAAGATGCAAAAAAAATATTAAATAAGTTTTGTGATTGGAAAGAGTATGGGGGAAAACACTCTGAATCAATTTTTACAAAATTTTATCAAAACTATATTTTGCCAACAAAATATAATATTGATAAAAGAAGAGCACATTTATCTTCTATGATAAAAGCAAAACAAATTACAAGAAATGAAGCTTTGCAAATTTTAGAAAAACCAATATATGATGAAGTTGAATTAATTAATGATAAGAAATATGTTTTAAAAAAATTAAGATTAGATGAAAAATGGTTTAATGAATATATTAAAAAGGAGTATGATTCATGA
- a CDS encoding glycosyltransferase: MKLIHIVYIGVNGGTNIYQKYMNYYKVFEKNGNINYHLIFISPLGFNNFEENKNIYFLRGTFLNQKFSAMRVWENIYDELVKKVSQLNPDYIILRMDFVSKKIFNFIKRFKPILEYPTPPIEETTIEKPLYYKLSNRYNLEAMKSVPFSILSYDNGYYEGKIDNIYVMNNSIFINNYKKRDFKKYDETHISFLLMSSKYGKYEYSGYDRLLLGLENYLKESKKTLFELYVGGTDIEGFKEILEYYDLKFVKEYVKINYLGFIPIIEINKYINKIDLGINDLAVHRKQGGKVNTLKTLDFMAWGLPFVLAHEDHGIDGKENIKQAYLMESFDDIPLNVKNIIKFLKKQNRTNIESLHFEARKISLDKKLEELVEYIKIRS; encoded by the coding sequence ATGAAATTAATACATATTGTTTATATAGGGGTAAATGGTGGTACAAATATATATCAAAAATATATGAATTATTATAAAGTTTTTGAGAAAAATGGGAATATTAATTATCATTTAATTTTTATTTCTCCTCTTGGATTTAATAATTTTGAAGAGAATAAAAATATTTATTTCTTAAGAGGAACATTTTTAAATCAAAAATTTTCTGCAATGAGAGTTTGGGAGAATATTTATGATGAGTTAGTAAAAAAAGTTTCTCAATTAAATCCTGATTATATTATATTGAGAATGGATTTTGTTTCAAAAAAGATTTTTAATTTTATAAAAAGATTTAAACCTATTTTAGAATATCCAACTCCACCAATTGAAGAAACAACTATAGAAAAACCACTTTATTATAAATTATCTAATCGATATAATTTAGAAGCAATGAAAAGTGTTCCTTTCTCTATTTTATCTTATGATAATGGATATTATGAGGGAAAAATTGATAATATTTATGTTATGAATAATAGTATATTTATTAACAATTATAAAAAAAGGGATTTTAAAAAGTATGATGAGACTCATATCTCTTTTTTACTTATGTCTTCAAAATATGGAAAATATGAATACTCAGGTTATGATAGACTTCTTTTAGGTCTAGAAAACTATTTAAAAGAATCAAAGAAAACCCTTTTTGAACTTTATGTTGGTGGAACTGATATTGAAGGATTTAAAGAGATTTTAGAATATTATGATTTAAAATTTGTAAAAGAGTATGTCAAAATTAACTATTTAGGATTTATTCCAATTATAGAAATTAACAAATATATTAATAAAATTGATTTAGGCATAAATGATTTAGCAGTTCATCGAAAGCAAGGTGGTAAAGTTAATACTTTAAAAACTTTAGATTTTATGGCTTGGGGATTACCTTTTGTCTTAGCCCATGAAGATCATGGAATTGATGGAAAAGAGAATATTAAACAGGCATATTTAATGGAATCATTTGATGATATACCTCTAAATGTAAAAAATATAATTAAATTTTTAAAAAAACAAAATCGAACAAATATTGAATCTCTTCATTTTGAAGCAAGAAAAATATCATTAGATAAAAAATTAGAAGAGTTAGTTGAATACATAAAAATAAGAAGTTAA
- the hisH gene encoding imidazole glycerol phosphate synthase subunit HisH — protein sequence MTIGIIDTKANNLNSLFNALNSINASVKIVKEYDELEKCDKLILPGIGSFDSAMKILKPIVQDLKKIVLEDKKPILGICLGMQLFSVSSEEGTLKGLGFINAKVKKINSDEIYKVPHIGFNYVNEKKYYFSHSYFLEVKEENCEIDYVIYNMKIPAIIKKENILACQFHPEISGDLGLDFLKYFVEEFK from the coding sequence ATGACTATTGGAATTATAGATACTAAAGCTAATAATTTAAATTCTTTATTTAATGCCTTAAATTCAATTAATGCATCAGTTAAAATAGTAAAAGAGTATGATGAATTAGAAAAGTGTGATAAATTAATCTTACCTGGAATTGGTAGTTTTGATTCTGCAATGAAGATTTTGAAACCAATTGTTCAAGATTTAAAAAAAATAGTATTAGAAGATAAAAAACCAATTTTAGGAATTTGTTTAGGAATGCAACTTTTTAGTGTTAGTAGTGAAGAAGGTACTCTTAAAGGTTTAGGTTTTATTAATGCTAAAGTAAAAAAAATAAATTCAGATGAGATATATAAAGTTCCACATATTGGTTTTAATTATGTAAATGAAAAAAAATATTACTTCTCTCACTCATATTTCCTAGAGGTTAAAGAAGAAAATTGTGAGATAGATTATGTTATTTATAATATGAAAATTCCAGCAATTATTAAAAAAGAGAATATTTTAGCTTGTCAATTTCATCCAGAAATTAGTGGAGACCTTGGTTTAGATTTTTTAAAATATTTTGTAGAGGAGTTTAAATGA
- the neuB gene encoding N-acetylneuraminate synthase yields the protein MKFNKNIKIGNKEILKESASFIIAEAGVNHGGDINIAKRLIDLASEAEADAVKFQTFKSEHLILDSVRKAPYQEKTTNSNESQIEMLKKLEVTKEQNLELKNYSEKKGIIFLTTPFDELSLDELDELNLPAYKIASTDITNLPFLKKVALKNKPIFLSTGMSFLSEVKMALETIYKYNKDVVLMQCTANYPIEDSEANLEVLNTFKNNFDILLGYSDHTQGLGAAAFAIPMGAKVVEKHFTLNKALEGPDHKASLSPDELKEFVRLVRKVDSFMGSDIKKPTLSETKTRASLQKCLVAKLEIKKGELFTENNIIAKRTGGVGISPIYFNEIVGKKAKEDFVKDEIISL from the coding sequence ATGAAATTTAATAAAAATATAAAAATAGGGAATAAAGAGATTTTAAAGGAATCTGCTAGTTTTATAATCGCTGAAGCAGGGGTAAACCATGGTGGGGATATTAATATTGCAAAACGATTAATAGATTTAGCAAGTGAGGCAGAAGCAGATGCTGTGAAATTTCAAACTTTTAAAAGTGAACACTTGATTTTAGATTCGGTAAGAAAAGCTCCTTATCAAGAAAAAACAACTAATTCTAATGAGTCTCAAATAGAGATGTTAAAAAAGCTTGAAGTGACAAAGGAACAAAACTTAGAGTTAAAAAATTATAGTGAAAAAAAAGGTATAATCTTTTTAACTACACCTTTTGATGAATTAAGCTTGGATGAACTTGATGAACTTAATTTACCTGCATATAAAATAGCTTCAACGGATATAACTAATCTACCTTTTCTAAAAAAAGTAGCTTTAAAAAATAAACCTATATTTTTATCAACAGGTATGAGTTTTTTAAGTGAAGTTAAAATGGCTTTAGAAACTATATATAAATATAATAAAGATGTTGTTCTTATGCAATGTACAGCAAATTATCCAATTGAAGATAGTGAAGCAAATTTAGAAGTTTTGAATACTTTTAAAAATAACTTTGATATATTGTTAGGGTATAGTGACCATACTCAAGGGTTAGGTGCGGCAGCTTTTGCAATTCCTATGGGAGCTAAGGTAGTTGAGAAACACTTTACTTTGAATAAAGCATTAGAAGGGCCTGATCATAAAGCTTCATTGTCTCCTGATGAGTTAAAAGAGTTTGTTAGATTAGTTAGAAAAGTTGATTCATTTATGGGAAGTGATATTAAAAAACCAACCTTGAGTGAGACTAAAACAAGGGCTTCTTTACAAAAATGTCTTGTAGCTAAATTGGAAATAAAGAAAGGAGAACTCTTTACTGAAAATAATATTATTGCAAAAAGAACAGGAGGAGTTGGTATTTCTCCAATTTATTTTAATGAAATAGTTGGGAAAAAGGCTAAAGAAGATTTTGTAAAAGATGAGATTATTAGTTTATGA
- a CDS encoding formyltransferase family protein — MYKVVVFGYDFPHKKSEDFLHILKKYGIEVVGYLAAPSVKLHLPNKIYKRSISNPPIFHPKELCDLYDIPYFVVTHNSNESLTLIEKLNANLGIISGARILKENIINSFSHGIINLHPGKIPESSGLDSLYWSIQKRIPLYITTHFIDKRIDAGAIIKEKLVEINLNDRIEDIKYKCNLIENEELTFICDKYLKDNMIIPKIGLIENVTSNPPMNEDEQNKAISLFESWKNRFGK, encoded by the coding sequence ATGTATAAAGTGGTTGTTTTTGGCTATGACTTCCCCCACAAAAAAAGTGAAGATTTTTTACATATATTAAAAAAGTATGGTATTGAAGTTGTAGGATATTTGGCTGCACCAAGTGTAAAGTTACATTTACCTAACAAGATTTATAAAAGAAGTATTTCTAATCCACCAATCTTTCACCCAAAAGAGTTATGTGATTTATATGATATTCCATATTTTGTTGTTACTCATAACAGTAATGAATCATTAACTTTAATAGAAAAACTCAATGCAAATTTAGGAATTATTTCAGGTGCAAGAATTTTAAAAGAGAATATCATTAATAGTTTTAGTCATGGTATAATAAATCTTCATCCTGGAAAAATTCCAGAATCTAGTGGTTTAGATTCTTTATATTGGAGTATACAAAAAAGAATCCCTTTATATATAACTACACATTTTATTGATAAAAGAATTGATGCAGGAGCAATTATAAAAGAGAAATTAGTTGAAATAAATTTAAATGATAGAATTGAAGATATTAAATATAAATGTAATTTAATTGAAAATGAAGAGTTAACTTTTATTTGTGATAAGTATTTAAAAGATAATATGATTATCCCTAAAATAGGTTTGATTGAAAATGTTACTTCAAACCCTCCTATGAATGAAGATGAGCAAAATAAAGCAATAAGTTTATTTGAATCTTGGAAAAATAGATTTGGAAAATAG
- a CDS encoding HisA/HisF-related TIM barrel protein, with amino-acid sequence MIPLRISPVILLSENKVIKTKQFKFDRYIGDPINSIKIFNQKNVDELIILDKSAINKNMINFQLLKDMVDEFTRPISYGGNISNIEDAFKLINLGIEKLIIGRNSFDYDFISKLINLFGSQSVSVCLDIVNVNNEYFLFDYKNNLVKNENLQKHIKVLINLGIGEIVINSVNHDGMMMGYDTELLSKFKELNCELIALGGMGSLDDIVEVINNTNIKAFAIGSYFLYLTKLKSVLLQYLSLEDREYIIKKINNGHNYV; translated from the coding sequence ATGATTCCTTTACGAATTTCTCCTGTGATTTTATTGAGTGAAAATAAAGTAATTAAAACAAAACAATTTAAGTTTGATAGATACATTGGGGACCCAATTAATAGTATTAAAATATTTAATCAAAAAAATGTAGATGAACTTATTATTTTAGATAAAAGCGCAATTAATAAAAATATGATAAATTTCCAACTACTAAAAGACATGGTTGATGAATTTACTAGACCCATATCATATGGAGGGAATATCTCAAATATTGAGGATGCATTTAAACTGATAAATTTGGGTATAGAAAAATTAATTATAGGTAGAAATTCATTTGATTATGATTTTATATCAAAGTTGATTAATTTATTTGGGTCGCAAAGTGTTTCTGTATGTTTGGATATAGTTAATGTTAATAATGAATATTTTTTATTTGATTATAAAAATAACTTAGTAAAAAATGAAAATTTACAAAAACATATTAAAGTTTTGATAAATTTAGGTATTGGTGAGATAGTTATAAATTCAGTAAATCATGATGGAATGATGATGGGTTACGATACTGAACTTTTATCAAAATTTAAAGAGCTAAATTGTGAATTAATTGCTCTAGGAGGAATGGGAAGCTTAGATGATATTGTTGAAGTAATTAACAATACAAATATTAAAGCATTTGCTATAGGTTCTTATTTTTTATACTTAACTAAATTAAAGAGTGTTTTATTACAATATTTGAGTTTGGAAGATAGAGAATATATAATCAAAAAAATAAACAATGGACATAACTATGTTTAG
- a CDS encoding Gfo/Idh/MocA family oxidoreductase, which yields MDEVFVKKFALIGVAGYIAPRHLKAIKDTNNYLDVALDKHDSVGILDSFFPNCAFFTEFERFDRYVDKFRNTKDKIDYISICSPNYLHDSHIRFALRSNTHAICEKPLVLNPNNVYKLMDIEKEYNKDVNTILQLRLHPTIQDLKKKVQAKLKENPSKIFDIDLTYITSRGKWYFYSWKNDLIKSGGVSTNIGIHFFDMLIDIFGEVQNSKVHIKKEDVHSGFLELKYARVRWFLSINESFLPTNIKQKGQRTYRNICIDSKQLEFSDGFTDLHTKSYEMILDNQGFSLEDSLSSICVASDIRNCSLSRIEGDYHPLCMRFNDV from the coding sequence ATGGATGAGGTTTTTGTGAAAAAGTTTGCATTAATAGGAGTTGCAGGATATATTGCACCAAGACATTTAAAGGCTATAAAAGATACAAATAATTATTTAGATGTCGCTTTAGATAAACATGATAGTGTAGGTATTTTAGATAGCTTTTTCCCAAATTGCGCTTTTTTTACAGAGTTTGAAAGATTTGATAGATATGTTGATAAGTTTCGAAATACTAAAGATAAAATTGATTATATTTCAATTTGTTCTCCTAACTATTTACATGATTCTCATATTAGATTTGCATTAAGAAGTAATACCCATGCAATTTGTGAAAAACCTTTAGTTTTAAATCCCAATAATGTATATAAACTTATGGATATAGAAAAAGAGTATAATAAAGATGTTAATACAATTTTACAGCTTAGACTACATCCTACTATTCAAGATTTGAAGAAAAAGGTACAAGCTAAATTAAAAGAAAACCCTTCTAAAATATTTGATATTGATTTAACTTATATTACATCTAGGGGTAAATGGTATTTTTATTCTTGGAAAAATGATTTAATTAAATCAGGTGGAGTTTCTACAAATATAGGTATTCATTTCTTTGATATGTTAATTGATATTTTTGGAGAGGTACAAAATAGTAAAGTTCATATTAAAAAAGAAGATGTTCATTCAGGTTTTTTAGAATTAAAATATGCAAGAGTTAGATGGTTTTTATCTATAAATGAATCTTTTCTACCAACTAATATTAAACAAAAAGGTCAAAGAACTTATAGGAATATCTGTATCGATAGTAAGCAGTTAGAGTTTTCTGATGGTTTTACTGACTTACATACAAAAAGTTATGAAATGATATTAGATAATCAAGGTTTTTCTTTAGAAGACTCATTATCTTCAATTTGTGTAGCTTCAGATATTAGAAATTGTTCTTTATCTAGAATAGAGGGTGATTACCATCCTCTTTGCATGAGGTTTAATGATGTATAA
- a CDS encoding aminotransferase class I/II-fold pyridoxal phosphate-dependent enzyme, translated as MIKKMLSNVDASLLDVMKVINDNAMGISFIVDDTNRLCGVVTDGDIRRALLKDILLSEKIFSILKDDFTYGKINESHKSLISKISDRVKIIPLVNDKMEVVDYFEYRQNINFPIAIPNLNGNEFKYLIDAFLSSWISSSGEYITKFEEGFSSYVDSSFGVAVSNGTVALHLALVTLDVKEGDEVIIPDLTFSATINAVLHSKATPVIVDVEEESWCIDPVEIRKAITPRTKAIIPVHLYGQVCNMDEIMNIAKEYNLKVIEDCAQAHGSKYDNKKVGSFGDIGCFSFFGNKIITTGEGGMCVTQSKILDEKMRILRDHGMNKKRRYWNDVVGFNYRLTNLQASIGFAQLERIDEIHENRRKYEITYKKVLTKSNFKFQVDLEKRERVTWLVSALVSEETNRDEFISKLKDNGIDARPFFYPLSDMEIYKEYCNSSTPISHALSKRGLNLPTYESLKSKDEIEEVLKNVSK; from the coding sequence ATGATTAAAAAAATGTTATCTAATGTTGATGCAAGTTTACTTGACGTTATGAAAGTTATTAATGATAATGCTATGGGGATATCTTTTATTGTTGATGATACAAATAGATTATGTGGTGTGGTTACTGATGGAGATATAAGAAGAGCATTATTAAAGGATATTCTATTAAGTGAAAAAATATTTTCAATTTTAAAAGATGATTTCACCTATGGAAAAATTAACGAGTCACATAAAAGTTTAATTAGTAAAATATCAGATAGGGTTAAGATAATTCCTTTGGTAAATGATAAAATGGAAGTAGTTGATTATTTTGAATATAGGCAAAATATAAATTTCCCAATTGCAATACCAAATTTAAATGGAAATGAATTTAAGTATCTTATTGATGCTTTTTTAAGTAGCTGGATTTCAAGTAGTGGCGAATATATTACAAAATTCGAAGAGGGATTTTCTTCTTATGTTGACAGCTCTTTTGGTGTTGCTGTATCTAATGGAACGGTTGCACTTCATTTGGCTTTAGTGACCTTAGATGTTAAGGAAGGAGATGAAGTGATAATCCCAGATTTAACATTTTCAGCAACTATAAATGCTGTACTTCATTCAAAAGCAACTCCTGTAATTGTTGATGTAGAAGAGGAAAGTTGGTGTATTGACCCAGTAGAGATTAGAAAAGCAATTACTCCAAGAACTAAGGCAATTATTCCTGTACATTTGTATGGACAAGTGTGTAATATGGATGAAATCATGAATATAGCTAAAGAGTATAATCTGAAAGTTATAGAAGATTGTGCCCAAGCTCATGGTTCGAAATATGATAATAAAAAAGTAGGGAGTTTTGGGGATATAGGATGTTTCTCTTTTTTTGGTAATAAAATTATAACTACTGGTGAAGGTGGAATGTGTGTTACCCAAAGTAAAATTCTTGATGAAAAAATGAGAATATTAAGAGATCATGGAATGAATAAAAAAAGACGATACTGGAATGATGTAGTTGGGTTTAATTATCGATTAACAAATTTACAAGCATCAATAGGATTTGCTCAATTAGAAAGAATAGACGAGATTCATGAAAATAGAAGAAAATATGAAATAACATATAAGAAAGTACTTACAAAAAGTAATTTCAAATTTCAAGTAGATTTAGAAAAAAGAGAAAGGGTTACTTGGTTGGTTAGTGCTTTAGTTTCTGAAGAAACAAATAGGGATGAATTTATTTCAAAATTAAAAGATAATGGAATTGACGCGAGACCATTTTTTTATCCTTTAAGTGATATGGAAATTTATAAAGAATATTGTAATTCTTCAACACCTATTTCCCATGCCCTTTCAAAAAGAGGTTTAAATTTACCTACTTATGAAAGCTTAAAAAGTAAAGATGAAATTGAAGAAGTCTTAAAAAATGTATCAAAATAA